The Hermetia illucens chromosome 2, iHerIll2.2.curated.20191125, whole genome shotgun sequence genomic interval attgCAGGAAACATTTTACGCAAACAAagtgagttcagtctacagaataatagccctaagggtgtgctcggcattcaagaCTGTCTCAGAAGATGCAACATTCGTCATCTCAAGAATGATGcttattgacatcttggcagacgagatgacgaatatatactaTGCGAAGTCTTCTCTCCTTCATCGCAGacaaagaacgccgaaagggagagatctctaaataaacGACAAGAGCGTTGAgaacgctcggaaaagggtcagtggacacacaggctcatccctgccatcaaggagtgcttgaagagacggcacggtgggattaattataatcttacccagtttctcacgaggcattgaggatatcgccagtacctgttcagatttaaactagatacctcacccgattgtccaaactgcaatggagtcccaggggACCCaaggcatgtattcttccactgtccaaggtttgtagaagaaaggaagaacctagagaagactctaggggaggtgctcgtaccagaaaatctggtgcgaagaatgctagcatgtcaggaaaacTGGAATGTGatcatggtcgcatctatccagagcaaacgcggaaggcagaggagactagaaaaagCGGGGTTATGAAAGggaaccaagctaaaatgaactgactccgccccgtgatataataccgTATGGTGGTCCCACGCGGCTTGGAggagtcggggatggttttagtgggtaaaaattccacacgctgACGTGTCCAcgtcagtgtcttttgaaggttccCACCTCCTCtaaaaaaaaaaggacagacagataggcaggcagatagacaataaactgattttaataaaaaatgtattttaaacATGTAAGCAGTTTTCATGTATAAATTTCTGCGATACTGTAAATAAAGTGTAATCAATTGCGTGCCTACCCATTAATTGCTACTCATCCGCTGTTGAGGTTGATAGCCGCGCAATTACTTGTGACTACCAGCTTTTGAAAGAATTTTGCATCCATTCAACTGCAAAAGCAACAGATCTGATTCTGCTTTCGATCGGTTGATGTGCAAGCGAGCCAATCTTGGATCGCTATACAAacctctggaaatgcagttgtcCTACTCCAGTGTTCTCTCCTTGATTCAATtaataattcaatttaatttggtTAGCCTAAAATTGTAGCAGGTCTAAGTAACAAGGTCGAAGGGTTTATATACATCTAATAACCGAAAATTACTTGACGCCATTTACTCTGTTTTTCCAATTACTTTAAAAGCATCAAACGCTGCAAAATGTACTCCTATTGGAAAGAAGAACAAGACATAACCAAATGACATTTCAAACATTTCCAATTTCCAAGCTTCCAGGCGTAAACCTCCCGAATCCATTAAATTTTGAGTGAATCCTGAGTGGCGTAAATAATGGTGAAGTATCCGGTTATCCTCGTTGTATCTGAGGGCCAAGTATCGCCGGAGAGTATTATTGAAAGTAAGGAGTTGCATTTGCTACCATTGAAGACATTTCTCAGTGAATTTCCTGTTTCAGATATTCGTAAGAAGCCACCAACAGAAGATGTTGATCAACTGATGACACTCCCTGCCGGCGATATAGTCGGCTGCAAACTCCATTTGGTTACAAAGTACTACCAGACTGACCTCTACTTAGTTCCTTTCAAAGAAGACATTTCCCTCCTGCCTGCAGAGATACAAGAAGCCATTGAAGCGGTTCTCATATATTTCGACTCCGGGAAGGTATTTAGATATTCGAAATTATCCTGcgcaaattttctgaaaatcctTTTAGCGGAGCTTTTCAGATCGCATTCCAGTCTACGCCCAGTTCTTGAAGAGCAACGGGATCGAACTTGGTATCCTGCTCTGCGACAGAGTTTATGAAGACTCGAACGAGGGAATCACCTACAAAGAGGCCAAACAAGCTAGTCAAGTTCTTGATGTGATTGAGTTGGGAAGGAAGCGTGAAGAGGGCGAGGAAGATGATCCCCATGACCCCATTGGTTACGACGAAGTCATGCAGGCACTGCGAAGTTTTATTTGGTCAAATGTGGACATGGGCGCAGCCTCTGGTCAGGGCAAAACTGCACCAAAGAAGGAGGCAAAGGACACTAAGAAAAACAAAGACGGCCCCCCAGGCAAACCAACTCCGAATTCAATGGAAGCAGAATTGGAGATTTTCGAGAAGTTACTCACCAAAGTCatggatttcaaaaatgaaacaGCGACAATGACGCCTCCGGAACGCTTGGCATACGCAGAACGGATTGCCTACGATTTCGAGAATCTCATGGACGATGATGACAGTGATACCTCCGATGAAGGGGAGATGCTTCTTCCAAAATTTGGGATAAAGTAGTTGACATAAATGTATGATAAGTAGTTAAGTCGTGTCTACTTAGAAATGTAAGCTCAATATACTCAGTGTAATTgcaattgtttttctttaatcGAGCTGCGTCGTATTACCCTTGAAGCAACTGCTTTCCTGGCCAGCTTTTGAATTGTTTTCCATCGACCTGGATGTTGAGCCCCTCTTTCATCATTTGAAGCTCTTTCCTCGCGACTGCACAAGAATCGAGGCCGGTCCGGTCGCGACTGCCCCTAATTCGGACACGCTCAAACGATCGGTATCCCCCAAAAAGCCGTAACTATAGGCGGAAACACGCGGACAACAGAAGTAATTCCCAACGCGCGAAATTCACCATTGGCAGAAAGCAAAAATCCAAACACTTCAGTTTTGATTAAGGCCGATGCCGCTGGCAGCAAATGTGtaagttttttttggaattagtTATTCATTATGATCATCAACCGGTTTCCGGCTAAgcttgccttaatgaggaactccaaacatccaggTTTTACaccgtggtccaccaattcgatatccctaaaagttgcccggcgtcctagcctacgccatcgttccatgtcagacagggtctgccacgtcttccattcctaccatagatattgcccttatagacttttcgggcaggatcatcatcatccattcggattaagtgactcgcccaccgcaacctattcagccgaattttatcg includes:
- the LOC119648262 gene encoding alpha- and gamma-adaptin-binding protein p34; the encoded protein is MVKYPVILVVSEGQVSPESIIENIRKKPPTEDVDQLMTLPAGDIVGCKLHLVTKYYQTDLYLVPFKEDISLLPAEIQEAIEAVLIYFDSGKRSFSDRIPVYAQFLKSNGIELGILLCDRVYEDSNEGITYKEAKQASQVLDVIELGRKREEGEEDDPHDPIGYDEVMQALRSFIWSNVDMGAASGQGKTAPKKEAKDTKKNKDGPPGKPTPNSMEAELEIFEKLLTKVMDFKNETATMTPPERLAYAERIAYDFENLMDDDDSDTSDEGEMLLPKFGIK